Within the Candidatus Woesearchaeota archaeon genome, the region TTGTTTTATGATTTGCTCTTTTTGTATTTGTATTAGTTCATATAGTTTATTTTTTAATTCTTGTTCGGGTTCTTCTGGTTGTGTGAAGAGTCTTATTGTTATGTGATTTGCGAGTTTCATTTATTTGTTTTTTTTCTTTTGTTTATGTATTTTACTATATTTATGGTCTATATTGTAAATAATTGTGGTTAATTTTATATATTAAGCCCTAGTTATTGCTTATTATGAAGCACACAATTAATGTTACCTTGTTATTCATCTTGATGTTTTTCATTTCTAATTTATTAGGCCTTTATTTGTTGAATATTTCTATGCAAAGCATTGAAAATTTTAATGGAACTTCAAAAATAGTTTATTCTTCAACAACTATTGGGGATAGAGCAGAGGTTTCTGGTTGGGAAAGTCTTGTTTACATTGCACTAGGCATAACTATTGGAACATTCATCTTATTATATTTTGTTAAGAGAAAAAAAGTTAATTGGTGGAAAACTTGGTTTTTTATTGCTGCAGCTGTATCTATGAGTGTTGCTTTTGGAACTTTGTTTGGTCCAAATTTTTTTTTGGGATCTTGGATTTTAAGTTTTGTTTTGGCTTATGTTAAGATTTTTAGGTTTAACTCTTTAGTTCATAATTTCACGGAAATTATTATGTACGCAGGTATTGCTGTTTTATTTGTTCCTATTCTTAATGTTCAAGTAATGATTGTTTTATTAGCGTTTATTAGTTTATATGACGCATTAGCAGTTTGGAAAAGTAAGCATATGGTTAAAATGGCAAGGTTTACTTCTGATGCTAGTGTATTTCCTGGTTTGTCTTTGCAATATGATCAAGATAAGAAAGTCTCAGAGAACTTGTTGCTTTATAAGAACAAAAAAACTCTTAAGAGTTCTGTTAAAACAGGCATTTTAGGGGGAGGGGATGTTGTATTTCCTTTACTTTTTAATGGTGTTTTGATGTCTCATCTTATTTTACTAGGTATTTTGCCATCTTTAGCTTTTTTATATTCTCTTATTCCTATTTTTGTTTGTTCTCTGGCATTATTTGGTTTATTTTGGTTTGGTAAGAAAAATAGGTTTTATCCTGCTATGCCTTTCTTATCTTTAGGTTGTTTAGTTGGTTTTTTCATTGTATTCTTTATTGTTTGACATCAATATCTTTATATAGGACTGTTTCCTTTCTTATTTTTATGGTGGCTAAGAAAAAAGTAACTAAGAAAAAGGTCTCTGTGAAAGAGAATGTTGTTGAAGAGATTCAGCTCAAAGAACCTAAAGAGCTTAAAGAGGAAGTTAAACCAAGAAAACCTGTGATTAATGCTCTTTTTAGTAAAGAGAGAATTGTCACTGAAAATTCAAATGATGCTCGCGAACTTTTTAATCAGAGTAGGTATGGTGTTGTTTTAGAAAATGGTCAAGTTCAGTTAAGTTTGCATGAAGCTCTTTATTTAATGGAAAAAGGCAGACTTAAAATCATGGACGCCCGTAAAAAAAATCTTGAATTTACTGATTATTTAAAGAAAGCAAAGAAAACAGAACCTAATTTTTGGGTAAGATATTCTGTTTTTAAGGATATGAGGAATCGTGGTTATATTATTAAGACAGCCTTGAAGTTTGGTGCGGATTTTAGGGTTTATGATAGGGGCATAAAGCCTGGCGAAGATCATGCTCGTTGGGTTGTTTATCCAGTTCATGAAGGTTCTACTCTTACTTGGTATGAGTTTGCTGCTAAGAACAGGGTAGCTCATTCTACTAAGAAACGGTTAATGATAGCTGTTGTGGATGATGAAGCTGATGTTACTTATTGGGAGGTTAAGTGGACTAGGCCATGAACTCGATAGAATTGGTTTCTACGGAAGATGTATTAAACACTGTTAGATTGCACGGTCCTTTAATTCCTCTTGAGGTTAGAAAGATATTAAGAAAAGGAGACAGTATAACTATTGGTGCTGCACTTTCTCAGCTTGTTGCTAGTAAAAATGTTTTGTTTACGAATGTTAAAAGAGGAGGAAGTCCTTTTTATTATATGAATGGTCAAGAGGCTAAATTAGAGCGAGCCGCTGATAATCTTAACGAAAAGGATAAACAAACTTTTAATTACTTAAAGTCTGAGAAAGTATTAAGAGATAAAAAACAAGAACCTTTAACTAGGGTTTCATTGCGACAAATCAAAGATTTTTCTAGGGAGTTTTCTGTAACTGTTAACGGCGAAAAAGAGATTTTTTGGAGGTATTATTTGGTTTCTGAACAGGAAGCATATAATATTTTAAAAGAGCGGTATGCTCCTAGAAAAGAAGAGGTTAAAGTTCCAGAAAAAGTTAAAGATTTAGATAATCAAGATCTTTCAGCAGTAGCTAAGGGTTCTGTCGAATCTGAAGTCAAAGTTGAGAAGCAAGAGAAGAAATTTTCTTCTCCGAAGAGTAATTCTTTTATTGAAAAAAATAAAGAAGAACAAAAAAAACTTTCCGAAGTTGATTCAAAAACTGTTGAAAATATTTTTGATAGTGTAACTGACGAGTTTCTTACTCAGATTAAAAGATTTTTTGATAAAAATAATATTTTTGTTGTTAATGCAGAATTAGTTAGGAAAGGTTCGGAATATAATTTTACTATTTTAATGGAAACTCCTATGGGCAGAGCTGAATATTTTTGCAAAGCTAAAAGCAAAAAGAAAAGCAACGATGGCGATCTTTCCACTGCTTATGTTCAGGGACAAGCAAAGAGGATTCCTGTTGTTTACTTAACAACTGGTGAAGTTACTAAGAAAGCTAAAGATAAATTAAAGACCGATTATAAAGGTATGTTAATTAAAGAGATTTAGTTCATGAATTTTTTAAGAGTTAAGAAGTCTATTTCTTCTCTTGTCTTTTTTAAATCTTTAAATGTGAACTTTTGCGTTTCTTCATCTAAGGATACACAACAGTCTTTTATCACCTTTATTTCATAGTCTCTATCATATGCGTCTTGAATCAAGCTTCGGACGCAAAGATTTGTTAGTATGCCACACACTACTATTTCCTGTATTCCTTTTAATTGTTTTTCTAAATTTGTTTTGTAAAATGGGCTTATTTTATTTTTTTTAATTATTATATCTGTTTCTTTCGTGTGTAGTTCTTTTATTATTTGTGTGTTTTCTGAATTTTCTGCAAACTCCGTATTTGAATCTTTTTCTATATGTATTGTGAATATTATTTTGTATTTTTGTTTTCTGCAGAAATCTATTAGTTTATTTGTTTTTTTTATTTGTTTGGAAATGTTTCCTACGTAGTAGTCTGATTTTTTATCAATCCATTCTTTTTCATAATCTACTAAGATGAGAGCTTTTTTCATAAAAATAGTTAAGAATGATTACATATATAAAATTTTTGTTGTGCCCGCGAGCGTCC harbors:
- the endA gene encoding tRNA-intron lyase — its product is MVAKKKVTKKKVSVKENVVEEIQLKEPKELKEEVKPRKPVINALFSKERIVTENSNDARELFNQSRYGVVLENGQVQLSLHEALYLMEKGRLKIMDARKKNLEFTDYLKKAKKTEPNFWVRYSVFKDMRNRGYIIKTALKFGADFRVYDRGIKPGEDHARWVVYPVHEGSTLTWYEFAAKNRVAHSTKKRLMIAVVDDEADVTYWEVKWTRP
- a CDS encoding cysteine hydrolase; this translates as MKKALILVDYEKEWIDKKSDYYVGNISKQIKKTNKLIDFCRKQKYKIIFTIHIEKDSNTEFAENSENTQIIKELHTKETDIIIKKNKISPFYKTNLEKQLKGIQEIVVCGILTNLCVRSLIQDAYDRDYEIKVIKDCCVSLDEETQKFTFKDLKKTREEIDFLTLKKFMN